The window GAGCAGTCATATCGTTGTTGTGGATCCGGCGCACGGAGGTCGAGATAAAGGTGTAAGTTTATCTGAAAATGTGTCTGAAAAAGATGTAACCCTTGCAATTGCCAGGTTGCTGAAAAAGGATCTGGATAGATCAAAAAACATAAAAGTTTTGCTTACAAGAACAACCAATGAGAATGTTTCTATTTCAGATAGGGTTAAAATTGCAAAAAAAGCGGGTACTGATGTATTTATCAGTTTGCATATAAATGCAGGTTTCGGAAGGAAATCAAGCGGGTTTGAGGTGTATTTCCCCGGTTTTGATTCCGCTACAGGCAAAAACACTTCTAATGAAATTCTGAAAGATATGGTTACAACGGAATATCTTAATGAAGGCGTTAAATTTGCTCAGATTATTCAGAAAAATATGGGTAAAATATTTTCACGGAAGGATAGAGGGCTTCG of the Syntrophales bacterium genome contains:
- a CDS encoding N-acetylmuramoyl-L-alanine amidase, whose translation is MNKLLCRMTFFVLSVFLIFPVTGALAKSSHIVVVDPAHGGRDKGVSLSENVSEKDVTLAIARLLKKDLDRSKNIKVLLTRTTNENVSISDRVKIAKKAGTDVFISLHINAGFGRKSSGFEVYFPGFDSATGKNTSNEILKDMVTTEYLNEGVKFAQIIQKNMGKIFSRKDRGLRSAPILVLEGLTVPAVVLEIGFATNTKDKKKLLDKATQKSIARALAKSVEEFFKYTGAK